GTGGCCGGGCGAGCACAGGGTCATGGACGCGCCGACCGAGTTGATCCGGTCAGCGACACACGTCGGATCGCTCGACCGCCGCGGTGTTTACGTGGCGATCGACTTCTTCATGGATGTGGTGTCCTCCTCAAGAGTCATGCCCCGGGCGAAGGAGGGAGGAGGCGCCTTCGTCACGACGCCGCGTGACATGGATGCTGTTTCCTCAACGACGCCGTATAGCCCGTGATCAGATCCTTCACAGCTGATTCGTTCCGTCGTGCCGGCTCCAGGATCTTGACGAGCGTGCTGATGTCTTCCTGCTGCACATCAGACCCTCGACACTTCACCAACGACACCGCGGCACGATCGGCGTATGCGATCGAGTCGCCCTCCGCGGACTTCTGCTGCTGGATCGAGAGCCGGCTCCGCAGAATGTGACCCGCCGAGTCCCCCATGCTGATGCGCTCGCTGCTGACGATGAGCACCGAGTCTCCGTCGACCCTGATGTCGCAGAGTGCGGCCCCATCGTCCGAACTCCCCCTCTGCTGAGCGGTGAGGCGCTTGCCGGACGCCGGCAGGAGGCGAGCGAGGGCCCCGGTAGGGACAGGCACTCCGCACAGTGCCCCCGGGACCGCGAATTCCCGCTTCGGCTTCTCCGAAGCGCAACCGGCCACCGCGACGGCGGCGAGGAAGAGGCAAACACCACGGCGGGCATACGATGCCGCGTTCAATGGCCACTCTCCGATTTCCACTGGGCGCCGTCCGAGTGACTGTGGCCGGCAGAAGTGCGTGCGGCTCGCCTCAAGTCGTCGGCGGTGTCAGGATCGATGGTGTTGTTCTTCGTCAGAGCGTGATCGACCGCGGCGCCGGCCGAGTCCAGTGCCGCGGTACGCCCGTTGGTGTACTCCTCGCCCGCCTCTGTCTCGGCCTCGCTCGTCGTGTCCTGTTCGATGCTCTTCATGATGGACTCCTGGATGTCTTCCGAGGCCCACTCCAGAGGAGCACCGGCGATGGGAACGCGCTCGCCGACTTTCTCGATGCCCATGCCCAGGATTCGATTCACCCATTTCTGCTTCTCCGCCGCAGCGTCGTTGAACTCCGTGTCGGAAGCAGTGTGGTAGTGGTAGATCGCATGCGCCCGGGCGTCACTCATGATGCCGGCGATCGCGGAACCGGGAGCAACGGCCGCGCCGACACGTCCGTCCATGGACGCAGTCGAATGGCTCGAGCCGTTGATGACGTGGTCCACGACATCCGTGGTGTAGGCCTGCTGAGCGGTCGTGATGGCCGAATAGGCGTCAGGATCCTGTCCCACCTCGCCCAGGAAGCGGGCGACATGGTTCGGGTCGAGGTCGGCTGCGGACCCGAACGTCGGGAACAGATCGCTGCCGGAGTCTTCCTGGTACATGGCTTGCTGGAAGTCACCCATGTACTCGGCGGTGATGTCCCCCAGGCTTCCGCGCAAGGCGTACAAGGGGCCGCTCTCCTCGTCCTCCAGGTCCCCGTTCTCGTTGTGCCGGATGAGTTCCGGGTCGCCTCCGAACTTGTCGACGATCTCACTGACCAGGTGCGCCTGCGCGTCGGTGTGCTTGATCGCGTCGGCCGTGGCGTCGCTGTCGTACGGTCGGCCGGTGGTCGCGGACTCCAGTGCGTGGCCCAGAGCCTCCGGGCCGAAGGTCAGGGCCGCCTTGGTCTTGTCCTCGTCGGCCAGGACGTTCGCGGCATTGGTGTCGATCGTCCACTCGAAGTCCTTGTCGGTGAACAGATCGAGATACGAGGTGAAGCCCGGGTCGCCCCCCTTCTTCACCGTGCCGTCTTCGTTGTAGGCGGTCGGAGGGGTGGTGAAGAACTTCTGTGAGGCCTCCGGACTGTGCCCCAGAGCCTCGAGGACGCTGTTCAAGGGGTCGTTTCCGGAACCGAGCCTGCCGGAGGGGTTGAAGCCGTAGGCGTCCGGGCTGCCGGCCGGCTTGTTCGACAGGAAGAAGTACGGGTCCTTCTTGTGGAGCTGGGTGATGTGCTCCGCGATCGGGTTGATGAACCGTGGGTCGTAGTCGCCGTACCGCAGTAGCCCGCCGAGCACCTGGTAGCCGTACGGCTTGTTCCACTGTCCCTTCTCCCAGCCGATCTGCTGGGTGCCGAGGCGCCGGAAGTCCGCGCTCCACGTGTCGGGCAGATGGTGCGCGTGGTCCGGGTCCGTGGCGTTGGCGAGGGTGTACCCCATCACCTTCTGGAGGTCCCGCACTTCGTCGAGCCGGGTCTTGGTCGCACCGGCGTCGGTGCCGTCGATCGACATCTCGGCGTAGAACTGCAGCGTCTTCTCCGGCCCACCGAGCCCCTGGTAGAACTCGGTGGCGAACTCGCCATCCTTCTCGGCCGAGTTGAAGCGCAGCAACTCATTGAGCTCCCGCAGTTCGGCGTCGGACATCTTCTTGCCCTTGTGCGCCAGCTCCAGAGCGCGCTCGACCTCGGCGTCGTTCAGGGACTCGTACGTGCTGTGGCCCGCGTTGTGGCGGTCGTTCCCATGGCTCTTCGCCAACGCCCGCGCGACCGACGCGTCGATTTCGTCGGCATGGGCCAGGATCCGGTTGATCCGGTCCTCCAGCGCCTGCCTGCCGTCGAGCTGTTCCTGGGTGCGTTCGTCGGTGTCGCCCCGGACATGGGGAAAGAAGCAGCGCACCTTGCCGCCGCCGATGTCCTCGACGCGGATGCCCTGCGACACGGCGTCGTTCTGGACTGCCGCCTTCATCTGGTTCTGCAGCGAGAGGAGTTCGGTGTGCCCGTCGTCGAGGACCTGGTAGATGCTGTTCGCCTCGGCGTGGAGGTCCGAGACCTCCTTGGCCGTCTTCGTGACGAACTCCCGGGTGACCGTCGCGTTCACACCGGCCCACCGGGCGGAGTCCGACTTCGCCTGCATCCCCGTGCGGGCGCTCTCCGCCGACTTCTTGAGACCTTCGACGGCCTTCTTCCAGTCGGAGACCGCGGTGGCGAGCTTGCCGAGGTCGACCTCGATGAGGTCCGTGAAGGTGAGTGCCATCAGAGCCCCTCCTACTTGAAGTACTCGTCGAGCTGCGACACGGACACGGTCGAACCATCACTCCCACGGAGGACGGCGCCGATCTTGGCGTCGTCCTCCGCATGCCGCTTCTGTGTGTAGTCCAGGTGGTCGGAAATGTGGGCGCAGGCCTGCAGCACGGAGTTCACCTGCGAGGACCACACCTCCACCGTGGTCGCGAGGGCGCCGCCCGTCTGGAACCCGTGCGACTTCAGCGTCGTCGCGGCCTGCGGCGTCGCGCCGCCGCCCGGGCCGGCGGCGATGTCGGCCTGGCTCTTGACGTCGTGGTACAGGAGGTTGGCCTCGTGTCCCACGGCACCCAGATCGTCCTGGTTGACCACAAGGTCCCCGCCTGCGCCTGCGCCTGCGCCTCCGCCGTCCGCCGGCAGCTGGTTGAGTCGCATACGGGTCGACTGCTGCTCAGCGGCGTGTGCCTTGAGTTGCTCCCACTCGTCCCAGGCCATGGACGAACCCTCCCCCGTGCGGATGTTCCGGTGCCGGGTCAAGTTAGCAACCCGCTGCAGGAAAAATCTGCCCCATGCCGTTGATGCGCCACTTGCCGGTCGTGAAGGCTCGGGGTGGGTGCGCCCGCCCGGCCATTCCCTCGCCCGCGCGGAGCCTGGTCCTCCTGCCCGGCCGGCCGGCCCGCGCATCCCGATCGCGCCTCGTCAGGGTGGGTTTTGTAGTTGCAAAGTTCACGTCCGGGCGGCGCGGAGCATCCGACTCTCCGGAGGGATGTGAAACTTCTGCGTAGATGCCTGAACGCATCTGTCTGCATTGACCGCCTTGTCGGTCATGCATGGCTCAGAGCCGGTCACTTCGGGACAGCATTGCAACTGGACTGTCGCAGAGTTCAGTTGGCCGAGATTTACACAGTGACTACAGTGGTAAGCGATGGATCCGGGGGAGTGGAGGTCGCTGCCCTGGGCTGTTGAGAGCTGTACGAACGGGGAAACGGGGAAGGGGTAGCGGTGGGTGACAGTGGCCGCTCAGATCTGAAGCGCGGCGTCGAGGTGCTGTCCAAGTTCAGGGACGACATCAACAAGGCTCTGCTCAAGTTCGAGGAATCTCCGGGCAGTTCGTCCAAGCTCGCCGATCACGCGCTCTCGCGCCCCTCCTTCAGTGGTGCCCAGATCCCGTTCGCTGAGGCGCAGGACCTGCACCTGCAGTACGAGCATGTCCACACGCGCCTCATGCACCTGTCGAAGACCCTTGCCCTGCAGATCGAGGCGATGACACTCGCCGCGCACTCGGCCGACGCCACGTACGACGGCACCGAGGACGAGGTGAGGCGTCGCTTCTGGAAGATCAAGACGCAGCTTGACGCCGAGTACGACAAGGCGACGCGCAAGGACGAGCACAAGGCCGAGCAGCCCGCCAAGGACACGAGGCATCACACGGACCACTCGTCCGCGGGGGTGAGCACCAAGTGAGCGACAACTGGCAGAAGCAGCCCCAGTACAAGACCGGTCTGGAGCAGGCGAACACAGAGTCGGTCGTGGCCAACGCGGTCAGCGGCGTGAAGAACCTGTTCAGGGGCACGCCCCTCGGCTCCACCCACTTCGACGACGCCGCCCTCAATGCCATGATCGACCTTGTCGAGCACGCCAATCCCGAGCATCTGGAGATGGCCGGCAAGGCACTGTGGGACGCCCGTGACGCCGTCGGCAGGGCTGCGACGGACTTGACCAAGAACATCCGCGCGGTCCTGGCCGACTGGGAGGGCGAGGGCGCCGATCAGTTCGACACATGGACCCAGTCGCTCCTCACGTACACCAAGCAGCTCGAGACGTATGCGCACGTTGCCGGCACGCAGATCTCCACTGCCGCCACGGGTTTGGCCTCGGTACGCAAGTCCATGCCGCCCAGGGACACCCGTCCGGCCGCTGAGCAGAAGAAGCCCTCCGAGCTGCCCCATGCGAAGCGGGTCGACAGCAACCCGGACTTCGTGCTCGCCAAGCAGGTCGAGAAGAACCGCCAGGACGCCATCAACCAGATGGTCCGGCTGGGGTCGTTCTACTCGGTGGCTGCTGCAGGGTTGCAGAGCAACCAGGAGCCGAAGCCGATCCAGGCGATCCCGGACGTCGGGGTGGCCCGGGCGCGCGATGGAGTCGATGCGCAGCGACGCGTGATCAGCCCCGAGGCGTCGACATCGACGCCGGCGTCCACGGTCCGGCGAAGCGTGGCGGACGGCCACGGCCCGACGCCTGTGTCACACGGAACGGAGAGCGGTGGGGGTGTACCGCCGCTCCAGCAGGTTCATGAGCCCCACGCACCTGCTCACCACGATGTCGGCACTGAGATCAACACCGCGGGCACGCTGCCTTCCACGGCTCCTGCAGCACCGTCCGGGCCCTCCGCGCCCACGCTTCCGACTGCCGGTGGTGGAGGTCAGTCGACGCCCTTGCCTTCTGGGCCCATGACGCCTCCGATCGTGCCGACCGTCGGACGCACGACGGGTTATGGTCCGACGAGTCGGCTCCCGATCTCGGCGCAGGGGCGGACCGGTCCTTCCGGTACCGTGCGCGGACGAGTGCCGCAGGAGCCTGAGGGACAGTCGGGTCGTACCGTCACTGGCGGCCGCAGTCCGCAAGGGCCCGAGGGGCAGGCTGCTCGTGCCATGGGTCGTACGACTCCGGCCGGTCAATCGGCTGTACGTGGGGCCACTCAGCAGACGGGTCGTTCTCCCATGGGCCGCAGCATCACCGGTGGAACGCCGAGGACTTCCAACACGCCTGGCGGGCGTCCCGGGGTCGCTGGTCCCGCCGGTGCGGCCCGAAACGGGGTCGTGGGCGGTAAGCCCGTCACAGGCCGTTCGTCGGCAGGCACCTCCAACACTCGTGTCCCGCGCGGTATGGTCGTCGGCGCTGAGGAACCGGTCTCCGCGACGCAGCCGAAGGGGGCTCTCGGGCAGAGGGGGGTTGTCGGCGCGTCTGCGGCAAAGGCGGACCCCGGCACAAGCCAGTCGGTGCTGCGTTCGGCGAGCAACCCCGAGGGTGCGATCGGTGCGCAGCGGAATGCCGCCGGTTCGAAGTCCGGAGGCCCCGAGAGCGGCGTCCGCGGGGCGCGCCTCGGCCGAGGCGCGGTCGGGAACCGCCAGAACGCGAACGGTGAGACGGACGGTGCCGGAGCACCTGGTGAGAAGCAACAGCATCCCAGGCAGCAGAAGCAGCGGCGCGAAGTGCAAGAGAAGCGTGACTGAACACAAGCGAGGACGTACACAGGCATGAAGCCAGGGACCGGCCGACGTGGCATAAGAGATGCCCTCTTGACGGGGCGCGATGTGAGACGTCTGGCAGCGGTGTGTTCGGCACTTGGCACGCTGGTCATCGCATCGGTTGGGCTCGCTCCGGGTGCAGCAGCAGAGGACATCCATTCGAGGCAGTGGTACCTGAATTCCATGGGTGCCGACGAGATGTGGAAGTACAGTACCGGTAAGGGCGTGAAAGTCGCCGTTATCGATTCGGGCGTGAATGCGGCGACCTCCACCCTCAAGGGTCAGGTTCTGGCGAGCCAGGTCCCCAAGTCCGTCGCGTACAAGGCGACTGAGGACAATGACGGTCACGGCACGGGTATGGCTGAAGTCATCGCCGGCACAGGAGCTGGTGGAGGTGTGAAGGGGTTGGCACCGGGTGCCAAGATCGTCCCCATTCACATTCAGTACTCCAAGGGGAAATACGACGGCAAGTTGCCTGAGCTCGCGGATGCGATTCGGGCGGCCGCCGACAGTGACGCAAAGATCATCAATATGTCCTTTGCTGGCCCTTACCCGGATTCCCAAGAGGAAGCCGCTGTCAAATACGCTGCTTCCAAGGGAAAGCTGATGTTCGCGGGCATCGGTAACGACGGCCCCAAGGGGAAGGCGTCATATCCGGCCACCTACCCGTACGTCATCGGTGTATCCGCCATAGACAAGTCCGGAACCGTGGCCAAGTTCTCCACGAAAAGCAACTACGTGGACTTCGCGGCCCCAGGCGTTCACATTCCCGGCTGGTGTGACGGCAAGTTCACCCAGTACTGCGACACCGACGGAACCAGCCCCGCCACCGCCCTCGCCTCCGCCTCCGCCGCGTTGGTCTGGTCTGTTCACCCCGACTGGACGGCCAACCAGGTGCTCCGGACCCTCATCGACACCGCGGGTCGCTCCTGGGCGAAGGACGAACCGAGTACGTACCTCGGCTACGGCATCATCCGCCCGCGCCGCGTGCTGATCGACAAGAACATCGATCCGGGCCCGGCCAACAGGGACCCCCTGTACGCCGAGAACGGAACGGACGCGGACGAAGACGTCACGGCCACCCCGAGCCTGTCGGCCGCGCCCGCCCCCGGTCATCCGTCGAAGGACGCCGGCTCCTCCGGCGGCCCGACCTCCGCCGCCGCCAAGAGCTCCGGCTCCGGCGGCAACAGTCAGACCTGGGTGATCATCGGTGCCGCGGCAGCCGTACTCATCATCGGAGGCGCCGGTTTCGCCGTACTGCGCGCACGCCGCAACGCCTGAGTGCTCTCCCGAACACCTGCTCCTCGCCGAGTGAGCAGAAGCCCGCTTGCCTTCAGTGCTGGCGCCAGAAATCAGCGCAGGGCAAGGTCGATTCACAACGAAAGGCATGGCAATGGCGACAGGGCGTCAGAAGGTAAGTGACAAGGACATCATCGTCCTCGAAAAGGAGCTTCTGCACCGTTTCGAGGGTATCAAGGGCCAGCTGAAGGACCTGCAGAGCCTCATCGACAGCCTCGAGGGCCACTGGAAGGGCATCGGCGCGGGCGCCTTCAACGCCAAGCAGACCGAGATCAACGAGCGCATGGTCCGCATCGGCAACATCCTCGCCAAGTTCATCGAGGGGATGAGCAGCACGCGGAAGATCAAGGACGGCACCGAAGACGAGGTCCGCGCCCAGGTCCAGGGTATCGACGTGGACCTCGGCGGCTCGCACTCCGCACTGTCCAGCTACTGATCCCGGCCAGCCACAACTTCCCAGCTACGGAGTAATCATGGGCGCCAACAACCTCGGCGAACTCGAAGTCTCGTACCACAACCTCGACCACACCGCCACGCAGCTGGCCAACCACGCCAAGCGGCTCGAGGAGAGCCTCGAGGCCATCAAGCACAAGGTCGCCGCCGTCGCCAGCATGTGGGAGGGCGAGGCCCACAGCGCGTACACGGAGCAGCAGGCCGCCTGGGACCGTGAGGCCCAGGGCATCCACGAGGCCCTGATGGCGATCGGCCGCGTCGTGCACGCCGCCGGCGGTGACTACCAGGGCGGCGACAAGAAGGCCGCCAGCTACTTCATGTAAGGCTCGAACCCGGGCCGGACGTGCAGGACGCAGTACCGGGGTGGGCACGCACGGGAGGTGCCCACCCCGCGCCATGCCCGGAAGACGGCCCGGCGCGAAGACCCGCCCAGAAGACGACCGACGAAACAGGACAGAGGAACGTGCACGCCACGG
Above is a genomic segment from Streptomyces collinus Tu 365 containing:
- a CDS encoding S8 family serine peptidase, producing MGADEMWKYSTGKGVKVAVIDSGVNAATSTLKGQVLASQVPKSVAYKATEDNDGHGTGMAEVIAGTGAGGGVKGLAPGAKIVPIHIQYSKGKYDGKLPELADAIRAAADSDAKIINMSFAGPYPDSQEEAAVKYAASKGKLMFAGIGNDGPKGKASYPATYPYVIGVSAIDKSGTVAKFSTKSNYVDFAAPGVHIPGWCDGKFTQYCDTDGTSPATALASASAALVWSVHPDWTANQVLRTLIDTAGRSWAKDEPSTYLGYGIIRPRRVLIDKNIDPGPANRDPLYAENGTDADEDVTATPSLSAAPAPGHPSKDAGSSGGPTSAAAKSSGSGGNSQTWVIIGAAAAVLIIGGAGFAVLRARRNA
- a CDS encoding WXG100 family type VII secretion target gives rise to the protein MATGRQKVSDKDIIVLEKELLHRFEGIKGQLKDLQSLIDSLEGHWKGIGAGAFNAKQTEINERMVRIGNILAKFIEGMSSTRKIKDGTEDEVRAQVQGIDVDLGGSHSALSSY
- a CDS encoding WXG100 family type VII secretion target, producing MGANNLGELEVSYHNLDHTATQLANHAKRLEESLEAIKHKVAAVASMWEGEAHSAYTEQQAAWDREAQGIHEALMAIGRVVHAAGGDYQGGDKKAASYFM